The window TTTATTAAAGAAGCCTGGATTGATGCACTGGCTTGCGACCCGGTTTCGGCTTTTGGTGGTGTAATTATTGCCAACGATGAGATAGACGCCGCTACCGCTACCGAGATTGACAAGATATTTTACGAAGTGCTGATTGCGCCTGCCTATACAGACGAAGCAGTACAAATATTACAGGCAAAAAAGAACCGTATTATTTTAGTTCGCCAACCGGTTGAATTACCTGTTAAGCAATTTAAAACCTTGCTGAATGGTGTTATTGAGCAGGATAAAGACGCGGTTATTGAGGGCCCGGCACAAATGACCCCGGTTACCAACCGCAAACCAACTGAGCAGGAATTAAAAGATTTGTTTTTTGCCAATAAAGTGGTAAAACACACCAAATCAAACACCATCATATTTGCCAAAAACGGCCAGCTGATGTCAAGTGGCGTTGGGCAAACCTCAAGGGTTGATTCGTTGAAACAGGCCGTTATTAAAGCCAACAGTTTCGGCTTCGATCTGAATGGTGCAGTGATGGCGTCCGACGCGTTTTTCCCGTTCCCTGATTGTGTGGAACTGGCTGCCGAAGCCGGTGTTACCGCGGTACTGCAACCAGGCGGATCAATAAACGATAAACTATCTGTAGCCATGTGCGATGAAAAAAACATCTCGATGGTAACTACAGGAGTGCGTCATTTTAAGCATTAATTTTTGAAAAAAAGTGAATGGTTGATTGAGTTGATTAGGTGAGTGGTTAAGAAAAGTGCGGAGTGTATTTAACTTAATCAACATAATCAACCCAATCCAACTAAATCAACTTCCTAAACAATAAATATTAATTTTTAACGCTTTTAATTGCAAGTATGTAATTTTATTAAGCGTATTTTTATAAAATTTGCAGATTATTTCAAGGGAAACATTAGATGGGTTTATTTAACTTTTTTACACAGGAAATTGCTATTGATTTGGGTACTGCCAATACCCTTATTATACATAATGATAAAGTTGTTGTTGACGAACCGTCCATCGTGGCGTTCGACAGGACTACCAACAAGGTTATTGCCATTGGGCGCCAGGCCATGCAAATGGAGGGTAAAACACATGATAATATCCGTACTGTTCGCCCGCTTAAAGATGGTGTAATTGCCGACTTTAACGCTGCCGAACACATGATACGGGGCATGATAAAAATGATAAACCAGGGTAAAGGATGGTTCTTCCCATCGTTACGTATGGTTATCTGTATCCCATCGGGTATTACCGAGGTTGAGAAACGTGCGGTGCGCGACTCGGCCGAGATTGCCGGCGCCAAAGAGGTTTACCTGATACATGAGCCAATGGCTGCCGCAGTAGGTATTGGTATTGATGTGGAAGAGCCTATGGGTAACATGATCATTGATATTGGTGGTGGTACTACCGAAATTGCGGTTATCGCTTTATCGGGTATTGTTTGCGATCAGTCTATCCGCGTTGCTGGTGATAACTTCGATTCGGACATCGTTCAATACATCCGC is drawn from Mucilaginibacter ginsenosidivorax and contains these coding sequences:
- a CDS encoding rod shape-determining protein, coding for MGLFNFFTQEIAIDLGTANTLIIHNDKVVVDEPSIVAFDRTTNKVIAIGRQAMQMEGKTHDNIRTVRPLKDGVIADFNAAEHMIRGMIKMINQGKGWFFPSLRMVICIPSGITEVEKRAVRDSAEIAGAKEVYLIHEPMAAAVGIGIDVEEPMGNMIIDIGGGTTEIAVIALSGIVCDQSIRVAGDNFDSDIVQYIRRQHNIMIGDRTAEKIKIEVGAALPELADPPADFAVQGRDLMTGVPKQIMVSYTEIAHCLDKSISKIEEAILKALEITPPELSADIYQTGIYLTGGGALLRGLDKRVAAKTKLPVHVAEDPLRAVVRGTGTALKNIGNFKFLMQ